The following are from one region of the candidate division KSB1 bacterium genome:
- a CDS encoding threonine/serine dehydratase translates to MNDLAARVLQAAGRLQPHVKETPLEYSLPLSQDTGCEVYLKLENLQHTGSFKARGALNKMLALDPAQAGRGVVAASTGNHGAAVAFAGRKLGIKPLIFVPDNASPAKLAAIRRLGAEIRVHGHDSVITEIFAREYARENSLIYISPYNDEQVIAGQGTIGVEMARQHDHLEAVFVALGGGGMIAGIAASLKAVWPGVRVIGCSPRNSCVMIASVKAGRIVELESLPTLSDGTAGGVEADAITLPLCRTLVDDYVTVTEEEIGATLLWFIETHHQLIEGAAAVALGGFLQQAHAYRGRPVAVVICGGNISLATLRQLLCGAAPGARLLAR, encoded by the coding sequence ATGAATGATCTCGCTGCCCGGGTGTTGCAGGCTGCCGGGCGTTTGCAGCCGCATGTGAAGGAGACGCCGCTCGAGTATTCCCTGCCACTGAGCCAGGACACCGGCTGCGAGGTTTATCTGAAGCTGGAGAATTTGCAGCACACCGGTTCTTTCAAAGCCCGCGGCGCCTTGAACAAGATGCTCGCCCTCGATCCGGCGCAGGCCGGCCGCGGGGTGGTCGCGGCCTCCACCGGCAATCACGGCGCGGCCGTCGCTTTCGCCGGCCGCAAGCTGGGCATCAAACCACTGATCTTCGTGCCGGACAATGCTTCGCCCGCGAAGCTGGCGGCCATTCGCCGGCTGGGCGCGGAGATTCGCGTGCATGGCCACGACTCGGTGATCACCGAGATCTTCGCGCGCGAGTATGCCCGCGAAAACAGTCTGATCTACATTTCGCCCTACAATGACGAGCAGGTGATCGCGGGTCAGGGAACGATCGGGGTCGAAATGGCGCGCCAGCACGACCATCTCGAGGCGGTGTTCGTCGCGCTCGGCGGCGGCGGCATGATCGCGGGCATCGCGGCCAGCCTCAAGGCCGTTTGGCCCGGCGTCAGAGTTATCGGTTGCTCGCCGCGCAACTCCTGCGTGATGATCGCATCGGTGAAAGCCGGGCGCATCGTGGAACTGGAATCGCTCCCCACCCTGTCCGACGGCACAGCCGGCGGGGTCGAAGCCGATGCCATCACACTGCCGTTGTGCCGCACTCTCGTGGATGACTATGTGACGGTCACCGAGGAGGAGATTGGCGCGACACTGCTGTGGTTCATCGAAACGCATCATCAGCTCATCGAAGGCGCGGCGGCAGTGGCGCTCGGCGGCTTTCTGCAGCAAGCCCATGCGTATCGCGGCCGGCCCGTCGCAGTGGTGATTTGCGGCGGCAATATCAGTCTGGCGACTTTGCGGCAGCTCCTGTGCGGCGCGGCGCCGGGTGCCCGGCTGCTCGCGCGTTGA
- a CDS encoding flippase has product MPALLSKLFKNAACLLIMNLGTLAALFAFSVLLARTLGREALGLYTLFTAMLMPFSYAVDLGQSTSLVQEMGRAPAAGNRILKNTLLLKILLGLAATAGLLLFSFFYFQKTEERSLFLIFGLLLLPRGLGATFEAAFRSRQKMAFPMWATVGHGALLVFTSWGLLRAGHALPTIIGLLVLLEIARMISLWLRYRREEGFSLLAAGPGFDRTIARESFATALPFFVTGLLGILHYRLDVMLLAALRGHAEVGVFGAAGSFVKVLRVAPSVIVASFFPAIAGMPKNSAQLRTLAAKTLRVQLALSLSLAVSIFLLADWLIAKTYDFPGTATILRVQVWSIIPLALYSTLVYVFFQAGKPAWNMGIMAAAVACNAVLNYLLMPRWGALGAAISSVASESLCCVLYFGCYFALQRSTLPESAVVDRAAGRVNSSAPCDTE; this is encoded by the coding sequence ATGCCCGCCCTTCTGTCGAAACTGTTCAAGAACGCGGCCTGTCTTCTGATCATGAATCTCGGCACGCTGGCCGCGTTGTTTGCGTTCTCCGTGCTGCTGGCCAGAACGCTGGGGCGGGAGGCGCTCGGGCTTTATACTCTCTTCACGGCCATGCTCATGCCGTTTTCATACGCCGTTGATCTCGGGCAATCGACTTCATTGGTGCAGGAGATGGGACGCGCGCCGGCGGCCGGAAACCGCATTTTAAAAAACACGTTGCTGTTGAAAATCCTCCTGGGCCTGGCGGCAACGGCGGGGTTGCTGCTCTTCTCTTTTTTCTATTTCCAGAAAACGGAGGAACGCAGCCTGTTTCTGATTTTCGGCTTGCTGCTGTTGCCGCGCGGCCTGGGAGCAACGTTTGAGGCCGCGTTTCGCAGCCGGCAGAAAATGGCATTTCCCATGTGGGCCACTGTGGGCCATGGCGCGCTGCTGGTGTTCACCAGCTGGGGTCTGCTGCGCGCGGGTCATGCCCTGCCAACGATTATCGGGCTGCTGGTGTTGCTCGAAATTGCCAGGATGATTTCCCTCTGGTTGAGGTATCGCCGCGAAGAGGGCTTCAGCTTGCTTGCGGCCGGGCCGGGTTTTGACCGGACCATTGCACGCGAATCCTTCGCAACCGCGCTGCCGTTTTTCGTCACGGGCCTGCTCGGCATTCTGCACTATCGCCTGGATGTGATGCTGCTGGCGGCGCTGCGCGGCCATGCCGAAGTCGGCGTGTTTGGCGCAGCCGGCAGCTTTGTCAAAGTGCTGCGGGTCGCGCCCTCCGTCATTGTTGCTTCGTTCTTCCCGGCAATTGCAGGCATGCCGAAAAACTCGGCACAACTGCGCACGCTGGCCGCGAAGACCCTGCGGGTGCAATTGGCGCTCAGTTTGAGCCTCGCGGTGAGCATTTTCCTTTTGGCAGATTGGCTCATCGCCAAAACATATGATTTCCCCGGCACGGCCACCATACTGCGTGTGCAGGTATGGTCGATCATCCCGCTGGCGTTGTATTCGACGCTGGTTTACGTCTTCTTCCAGGCCGGCAAACCGGCGTGGAACATGGGCATCATGGCGGCGGCGGTGGCGTGCAATGCAGTGCTGAACTATTTGCTCATGCCGCGCTGGGGCGCACTCGGCGCCGCGATCAGCAGCGTGGCCAGCGAATCATTGTGTTGTGTTTTGTATTTCGGCTGCTACTTCGCGCTGCAGCGGTCTACTCTGCCGGAGTCTGCGGTGGTGGACCGGGCCGCCGGCAGGGTCAATTCCTCCGCGCCGTGCGACACGGAGTGA
- a CDS encoding DUF962 domain-containing protein, whose amino-acid sequence MFAGKTWDEWIGQYAQSHQHPVNRACHTVGIPLIALSVLLFIVSPFIANLWRPALTLFVIGWIFQFVGHAFEGKPPEFFRDWRFLFVGLRWWFAKVRGRV is encoded by the coding sequence ATGTTCGCCGGAAAAACCTGGGACGAATGGATCGGCCAGTATGCGCAGAGCCACCAGCATCCCGTCAATCGTGCGTGTCACACCGTCGGCATTCCGTTGATTGCCCTGTCGGTGCTGCTGTTCATAGTCTCGCCCTTTATTGCGAACCTCTGGCGGCCGGCGCTGACCCTGTTTGTCATCGGCTGGATTTTTCAATTCGTCGGCCATGCTTTCGAAGGCAAACCGCCGGAGTTTTTCCGTGACTGGCGCTTTCTCTTCGTCGGCCTGCGCTGGTGGTTTGCCAAGGTGCGCGGCCGCGTGTGA
- a CDS encoding B12-binding domain-containing radical SAM protein has product MSRKKKVVFFFPSYGSDEACPPLALIAIAGPLVTAGFEVKIIDAALEPDYVNAVLREMDDALCLGMSFITGSMIDGAVQVGRAVKEKYPGVPIVLGGWHPSILPEQTLKASFVDVVALRQGEMTMLELAQHFAEGAPLADVTGILWKEGDHIQWNPARHYPRVAELPSRIPGYELIDYDRYQALHGMRWIMYSSSHGCPYNCSYCSNASVYGRNLDVLPVEQVVDEVTYLVRKYRLGLVGIIDDLFFASRERSLQIAEGFVRAAVPFQWYIQDRADSWARLTTAQARLYRRAGLVRIHFGAESGSDEVLKSIEKKSNTEKTLAAVQRCKEADIRASFGFIFGLPAETEADLRLTLDLIHRIYSAYDKADCYTNIFTPYPGSPLWPVSLKMGLQAPQSLEEWAKFYPRVTYLPWLGEAGHRRLQAIRQYLRFGYHQVKVGEKAFSWKHTLLLNLLKPTARLRVQRHKFGFPLEVYAYWGLQQLKKGFSLYERY; this is encoded by the coding sequence ATGTCCCGCAAGAAAAAAGTCGTTTTCTTTTTTCCCTCCTACGGCAGCGACGAAGCCTGCCCGCCGCTGGCACTCATTGCCATCGCCGGACCGCTGGTCACTGCCGGCTTCGAGGTCAAAATCATCGATGCGGCGCTCGAGCCGGATTACGTCAACGCCGTGTTGCGCGAAATGGATGATGCCCTCTGCCTGGGCATGTCCTTCATCACCGGCTCGATGATCGATGGCGCGGTGCAGGTGGGCCGTGCGGTCAAGGAAAAATATCCCGGCGTCCCCATCGTGCTGGGCGGCTGGCATCCTTCGATTCTGCCGGAACAAACCCTGAAGGCTTCCTTCGTCGATGTTGTAGCCTTGCGCCAGGGCGAAATGACCATGCTGGAGCTGGCGCAACATTTTGCCGAAGGCGCCCCCCTGGCGGACGTGACCGGCATTCTCTGGAAGGAGGGCGACCACATCCAGTGGAATCCCGCCCGCCATTATCCGCGCGTCGCCGAGCTGCCCAGCCGCATTCCCGGCTATGAGCTGATTGATTACGATCGCTACCAGGCCCTGCACGGCATGCGCTGGATCATGTATTCCTCCAGCCACGGCTGCCCCTACAACTGCAGCTATTGCTCCAACGCCTCGGTGTACGGCCGCAATCTCGACGTGCTGCCGGTCGAGCAGGTGGTCGACGAAGTTACCTATCTCGTGCGCAAATACCGCCTGGGACTGGTGGGCATCATCGATGATCTTTTTTTCGCCTCGCGCGAGCGCAGCCTGCAGATCGCCGAGGGCTTCGTGCGTGCGGCGGTGCCCTTCCAATGGTACATCCAGGACCGCGCCGATTCCTGGGCGCGGCTGACCACCGCGCAGGCCCGCCTCTACCGCCGTGCCGGGCTCGTGCGCATTCACTTCGGTGCGGAATCCGGCTCCGACGAAGTGCTGAAATCGATCGAGAAAAAATCCAACACCGAGAAGACGCTCGCCGCGGTGCAGCGCTGCAAAGAGGCGGACATCCGCGCCAGCTTCGGCTTCATCTTCGGGCTGCCGGCCGAAACCGAGGCGGATCTGCGTCTCACCCTCGATCTCATTCACCGCATCTATTCCGCCTATGACAAGGCCGATTGCTACACCAACATTTTCACCCCCTATCCCGGCTCGCCGCTGTGGCCGGTGAGTTTGAAGATGGGACTGCAGGCCCCGCAATCGCTGGAAGAATGGGCCAAATTTTACCCGCGTGTCACCTATTTGCCCTGGCTGGGTGAAGCCGGCCATCGCCGCCTGCAGGCCATCCGGCAATACCTTCGCTTTGGCTATCATCAGGTCAAAGTCGGGGAGAAGGCTTTTTCCTGGAAACACACGCTGCTGCTCAACCTGCTCAAGCCCACGGCGCGGCTGCGCGTGCAGCGCCACAAGTTCGGCTTTCCGCTGGAGGTGTATGCCTACTGGGGTTTGCAGCAATTGAAGAAGGGGTTCAGTTTGTACGAGAGATATTGA
- a CDS encoding amidohydrolase family protein produces the protein MPGRPLLSLIGNRGREASLTFINAALLGEQGIIATSLRLRHGRVDAIDAVPGRGDLIVDLGGDLLAPGLINAHDHLEFNCFQRLKWRAHHRNVAEWIADFQPRFATDPDLRGPLAIPVADRLWIGGIKNLLSGVTTVCHHNPWQRALDHGFPVRVVKKFRHSHSLLIDGEKVAAAYRRTPRGWPWIIHLAEGIDAAAAAELTRLQELGCLQANTVLVHGVGLTAADRARVIDRGGALIWCPSSNQFLFGETAQVAELAAAGRVALGSDSRLSGEQDLLAELQIAHATRQVDARALFRMVSSDAARILRLPRAGRLAPGGPADLVVFPARGGDPFGALVTARRAALRLVMIAGRPRLGDVDMAPVFAAAKVATVRARVDGVEKLLAAAIAQRLKRAAVTEPGLEIL, from the coding sequence ATGCCGGGTCGCCCTCTGCTTTCTTTGATCGGCAACCGTGGTCGCGAGGCTTCCCTCACCTTCATCAACGCCGCCCTCCTGGGCGAACAGGGCATCATCGCCACCTCGTTGCGCCTCCGGCATGGCCGCGTGGATGCGATCGACGCCGTGCCCGGCCGCGGCGATCTGATTGTCGATCTCGGCGGCGATCTGCTTGCGCCCGGCCTGATCAACGCCCATGATCATCTCGAATTCAACTGCTTCCAGCGCCTGAAATGGCGCGCGCACCATCGCAATGTCGCGGAGTGGATTGCCGACTTTCAGCCGCGCTTCGCGACGGATCCGGATCTGCGCGGGCCGCTGGCCATTCCGGTCGCGGATCGCTTGTGGATCGGTGGGATCAAGAATTTGCTCAGTGGCGTCACCACGGTGTGCCATCACAATCCCTGGCAGCGCGCGCTCGACCACGGCTTTCCGGTGCGCGTGGTCAAAAAATTTCGCCACAGCCATTCGCTCTTGATTGACGGCGAAAAGGTCGCGGCGGCGTATCGACGCACACCGCGCGGCTGGCCCTGGATCATCCATCTCGCCGAAGGCATTGATGCCGCGGCCGCGGCGGAATTGACGCGCCTGCAGGAACTGGGATGCCTGCAGGCCAACACGGTGCTCGTGCACGGCGTCGGCCTCACCGCTGCCGATCGCGCACGTGTGATCGACCGTGGCGGAGCATTGATTTGGTGTCCGTCCTCCAATCAATTTCTGTTCGGAGAAACCGCGCAGGTGGCGGAACTGGCGGCCGCCGGGCGGGTGGCGCTGGGCAGCGATTCGCGCCTGAGCGGTGAGCAGGATTTGCTGGCGGAATTGCAGATTGCGCATGCCACCCGGCAAGTCGATGCCAGGGCGCTCTTTCGCATGGTGAGCAGTGATGCCGCAAGAATTCTGCGCCTGCCGCGGGCCGGCCGCCTCGCCCCCGGCGGGCCCGCGGATTTGGTGGTTTTTCCCGCGCGCGGCGGCGATCCCTTCGGCGCACTGGTGACCGCCAGACGTGCAGCGCTTCGCCTAGTGATGATTGCCGGGCGGCCTCGTCTCGGGGATGTGGACATGGCCCCGGTTTTTGCTGCCGCGAAAGTGGCCACTGTGCGCGCCAGAGTTGACGGTGTTGAAAAACTGCTGGCGGCCGCCATCGCGCAACGCCTGAAGCGTGCGGCGGTGACCGAACCGGGCTTGGAAATCTTGTGA
- a CDS encoding class I SAM-dependent methyltransferase codes for MRFGRAAASAQDSGSLTNGAELPQSGNLLEPAAAYARWAATYPPAPHNLFMEMEQAAMLALLPGVRNKNCLDLACGSGRYLNILRQRGAAQVLGLDFSREMLAAASAHHHQLLQGDLRALPLAAESFDLVVCGLAVGHVENLHAVLAEIARVLRAGGELLYSDFHPFGALAGWRRTFHDRDGREYTVRHFMHGFADHVAACHAAGLQITVVHEPKIAVAHRWRGFPAVLVIRANKMRGENRG; via the coding sequence GTGAGGTTCGGCCGCGCTGCCGCATCCGCCCAAGATTCCGGCAGCCTGACGAACGGCGCCGAATTGCCGCAAAGCGGCAATCTCCTCGAACCCGCCGCCGCCTATGCGCGCTGGGCGGCAACTTATCCCCCCGCGCCGCACAATCTCTTCATGGAAATGGAGCAGGCGGCGATGCTCGCGCTGCTGCCCGGGGTGCGCAACAAAAACTGCCTCGATCTCGCCTGTGGCAGCGGGCGTTATCTCAACATTCTGCGCCAACGCGGCGCGGCGCAGGTGCTCGGTCTGGATTTTTCACGGGAAATGCTGGCGGCCGCCTCGGCACATCATCATCAACTGCTGCAGGGTGATCTGCGGGCACTGCCGCTGGCCGCAGAGTCGTTCGATCTCGTGGTGTGCGGTTTGGCGGTCGGGCATGTGGAAAATTTGCACGCCGTCCTTGCCGAAATCGCCCGCGTCCTGCGCGCCGGCGGTGAATTGCTCTATTCGGATTTTCATCCATTCGGCGCTCTTGCCGGCTGGCGGCGAACCTTTCATGACCGGGACGGCAGGGAATACACGGTGCGCCACTTCATGCACGGGTTTGCAGATCATGTCGCGGCCTGCCACGCCGCCGGCTTGCAGATTACCGTCGTGCACGAGCCGAAAATCGCCGTCGCGCATCGCTGGCGGGGGTTCCCGGCGGTGCTGGTGATTCGGGCAAATAAAATGCGGGGCGAAAATCGCGGGTGA
- a CDS encoding B12-binding domain-containing radical SAM protein, which translates to MIILYNPPSTPSKKPHLPMSLLAVAALLEGEFDYEIVDGNLLDDPVARIVALAKEKKARAIGFTVMPGPQLNHAVPHAQQVKRALPQVPIIWGGYFPSQHSDTCLREDYIDFCIHSQGEQTLLELMRVLTHGGDLAAIAGLSYKENGGIKHNPHRPLIPLDKLPDWPYHKVAMARYLYAGYLGRRVGTHNSSFGCPFACNFCAVVDMVKQRWLAQSAARLARIVQQQHRQFGIDAIQFHDMDFFISEPRVAEFCERITPLRINWWALGRVDELMRYADTTWQKMKASGLKMVFSGAETGSEELLQRMNKGGRFKVEQTVALARRMKSYGIVPEFSFVMGNPPEPLADIENTIAFIRRLKRVNPATEVILYLYTPVPHDGTLYQEARALGFKFPDTLSEWVSGDWRHFSIRRDPSLPWLNPRLRQRVRDFESVLNAYYPTVTDRNMNRCKRIVLRSLGGWRYHLKFYHYPFELRAFHKFFGYQRPETTGF; encoded by the coding sequence ATGATCATCCTCTACAATCCTCCCAGCACGCCCTCGAAAAAGCCGCATTTGCCGATGTCGCTGCTCGCGGTCGCCGCGCTGCTGGAGGGCGAATTCGACTATGAAATCGTCGACGGCAATTTGCTGGATGATCCCGTCGCCCGCATCGTTGCCCTCGCCAAGGAAAAGAAGGCCCGGGCCATCGGCTTCACTGTCATGCCCGGCCCGCAGTTGAACCATGCCGTGCCGCACGCGCAGCAGGTGAAGCGCGCCCTGCCGCAGGTTCCGATCATTTGGGGCGGCTATTTCCCCTCGCAACACAGCGACACCTGTTTGCGCGAGGATTATATCGACTTTTGCATTCACAGCCAGGGCGAACAGACACTGCTCGAGCTCATGCGCGTGCTCACCCACGGCGGCGACCTTGCTGCCATTGCAGGCTTAAGCTACAAGGAAAACGGCGGCATCAAACACAATCCCCATCGTCCGCTCATCCCGCTCGACAAACTGCCGGACTGGCCTTATCACAAAGTCGCGATGGCGCGCTATCTCTACGCCGGCTACCTGGGCCGGCGCGTCGGCACGCACAACTCCTCGTTCGGCTGCCCGTTCGCCTGCAACTTTTGTGCGGTGGTGGACATGGTCAAGCAGCGCTGGCTGGCGCAATCCGCCGCCCGGCTGGCGCGCATCGTACAGCAGCAACACCGGCAGTTCGGCATCGACGCCATACAGTTTCATGACATGGATTTTTTCATTTCCGAGCCGCGGGTGGCGGAATTCTGCGAACGCATCACCCCGCTGCGCATCAACTGGTGGGCGCTGGGCCGGGTCGACGAGTTGATGCGCTACGCCGACACCACCTGGCAAAAAATGAAAGCCAGCGGCCTGAAAATGGTGTTCAGTGGTGCCGAAACCGGCTCGGAGGAACTGCTGCAGCGCATGAACAAGGGCGGCCGGTTCAAAGTGGAGCAAACGGTGGCGCTTGCCCGGCGCATGAAATCCTACGGCATCGTGCCGGAGTTTTCCTTCGTGATGGGCAATCCGCCCGAGCCGCTGGCCGACATCGAGAACACGATCGCATTCATCCGCCGCCTCAAACGCGTCAATCCCGCCACCGAAGTGATCCTCTATCTCTACACCCCGGTGCCGCACGACGGCACGCTTTACCAGGAGGCACGCGCCCTGGGCTTCAAATTCCCCGACACGCTCAGCGAGTGGGTGAGCGGCGACTGGCGCCATTTCTCGATCCGCCGCGACCCCAGCCTGCCGTGGCTCAACCCGCGCCTGCGTCAACGGGTGCGTGATTTCGAAAGCGTGCTCAACGCCTACTATCCCACGGTGACCGACAGAAACATGAATCGCTGCAAGCGCATCGTGCTGCGCAGCCTGGGTGGCTGGCGTTATCACCTGAAATTCTATCATTACCCTTTCGAACTGCGCGCCTTTCACAAATTCTTCGGCTATCAGCGGCCGGAGACCACCGGGTTTTGA
- a CDS encoding endonuclease/exonuclease/phosphatase family protein has product MAISLRLATFNLENFDDKPGQSPTLADRIAVMRPQLQRLRADVLCLQEVNGQEQTGQPRQLPALQRLLQNTPYAAYHLAYTRTSNNQAYDERNLVVVSRFPVIAQQQIRHDYAREPLYRKMTAIPAETEAKAVTWERPILHVTLDLGGGRKLHVINLHLKSKVPGNIPGQQITQDKWRTVAGWAEGYFISSMKRVGQALETRMLIDQLFDAALAAGEEALIVVAGDFNADLDDVPIHAIRGQVEDTGNPALLARVLAPCELSVPASARYSFLHLGRGMMLDHILVSRPLLAYYRGTEIHNETLPDESGAFRTDVEFPESDHAPVVAEFELP; this is encoded by the coding sequence ATGGCAATTTCACTGCGCCTGGCAACATTCAACCTGGAGAATTTCGACGACAAGCCCGGCCAATCCCCCACCCTGGCGGACCGCATCGCGGTGATGCGGCCGCAATTGCAGCGTTTGCGCGCCGATGTTCTCTGCCTGCAGGAAGTCAACGGCCAGGAGCAAACCGGCCAGCCGCGGCAATTGCCGGCCCTGCAACGATTGCTGCAAAACACGCCTTACGCGGCTTATCATCTCGCATACACCCGCACCAGCAACAACCAGGCCTATGACGAACGCAACCTGGTCGTCGTCAGCCGCTTCCCGGTGATCGCCCAGCAACAGATTCGCCATGATTATGCGCGCGAACCGCTTTATCGCAAGATGACGGCGATCCCCGCCGAAACCGAAGCGAAAGCCGTAACCTGGGAGCGGCCGATTCTGCACGTCACGCTCGATCTCGGCGGCGGCCGCAAACTGCACGTCATCAATCTGCATTTGAAATCGAAAGTGCCGGGCAATATTCCGGGACAACAGATCACCCAGGACAAATGGCGCACGGTGGCGGGGTGGGCGGAGGGATATTTCATTTCGTCGATGAAACGCGTCGGCCAGGCGCTGGAAACGCGCATGCTGATCGATCAGCTTTTCGATGCAGCCCTGGCCGCCGGCGAAGAAGCCCTGATTGTCGTGGCCGGTGATTTCAACGCCGATCTCGACGACGTGCCAATACATGCCATTCGCGGGCAGGTGGAAGACACCGGCAATCCCGCGCTGCTGGCGCGGGTGCTCGCCCCCTGCGAGCTGTCCGTGCCCGCCTCCGCGCGCTACAGCTTTTTACACCTCGGCCGGGGCATGATGCTCGATCACATTCTCGTCTCGCGGCCGCTGCTGGCGTATTATCGCGGCACCGAAATCCACAACGAAACCCTGCCGGATGAATCCGGTGCCTTCCGCACCGACGTGGAATTTCCCGAATCTGATCATGCGCCGGTGGTGGCGGAATTCGAGCTGCCGTAG
- a CDS encoding B12-binding domain-containing radical SAM protein translates to MNTQRRKILLYNPRAVFFTMPLGLLAIASNLDPARFEVIIVDGRLTDDPLAALRPHLPDALCLGVSVLTGAPIRDALCLSRAVKTLQPDLPVVWGGWHPSLFPTECLAEKAIDITAQGQGEATFRELVERLAAGESLQGVAGLAYRAGGTIQQNPARPLCDMNTFPPARYDLIPVEEYFRRKQQRQLDYISSIGCHFRCAFCADPQVFKRKWNGIAPERMGEELEQLWHRFAFADLNFQDETFFTHADRVAAIAEEFLRRHLRFTWAGTLRADQAVRMPDDLFALCRRAGLRRVMVGVESGDPQTLRWLKKDITIEQVFATAERCKRFNLAAIFPFIVGFPQESPESVAASLQAAKRLRAMSPKFETVIFFYQPYPGSPLADLVRTRGYPMPQALEEWAAFDYVESRGAWVSPEKWEYVQRFKFYHRFAWSENGGWVKWPVRQLARWRCQHDFYAFPIEKKLAEWLRPAAPLS, encoded by the coding sequence GTGAACACACAACGCCGGAAAATTCTGCTTTACAATCCCCGCGCGGTGTTCTTCACCATGCCGCTCGGCCTGCTGGCCATTGCCTCGAACCTCGACCCGGCGCGCTTTGAGGTGATCATCGTCGACGGCCGCCTCACGGACGATCCCCTGGCCGCGCTGCGGCCGCATCTGCCGGACGCGCTCTGTCTGGGCGTTTCCGTGCTCACCGGTGCGCCAATTCGTGATGCCCTGTGCCTCTCGCGTGCCGTCAAAACACTGCAGCCGGATTTGCCTGTCGTGTGGGGCGGCTGGCATCCCTCGCTTTTTCCCACCGAATGCCTGGCGGAAAAAGCAATCGATATCACTGCGCAGGGACAGGGGGAGGCAACGTTTCGCGAGCTGGTGGAGAGGCTGGCCGCCGGCGAAAGTCTGCAGGGCGTGGCCGGCCTGGCTTATCGTGCGGGCGGGACAATTCAGCAGAATCCGGCCCGACCGCTGTGCGACATGAACACCTTCCCGCCGGCACGCTATGATCTGATTCCGGTGGAGGAATACTTTCGCCGCAAACAGCAGCGCCAGCTCGATTACATCTCCTCGATCGGCTGTCACTTCCGCTGCGCGTTTTGCGCCGATCCCCAGGTCTTCAAACGCAAATGGAACGGAATCGCGCCGGAGCGCATGGGCGAAGAGCTCGAGCAGCTCTGGCATCGTTTCGCTTTCGCGGATCTCAATTTTCAAGACGAGACCTTTTTCACGCATGCCGATCGCGTCGCGGCCATTGCCGAGGAGTTTTTGCGGCGTCATCTGCGATTCACCTGGGCCGGCACGCTGCGCGCCGATCAGGCGGTGCGCATGCCCGATGACCTCTTCGCCCTGTGCCGGCGCGCCGGCTTGCGCCGGGTCATGGTCGGCGTGGAATCGGGGGATCCGCAAACCCTGCGCTGGCTGAAGAAGGATATCACCATCGAACAGGTTTTCGCGACAGCGGAGCGCTGCAAGCGCTTCAATCTCGCCGCGATTTTTCCCTTCATCGTCGGGTTTCCCCAGGAATCGCCCGAGAGTGTTGCCGCGAGCCTGCAGGCCGCCAAACGGCTGCGCGCGATGAGCCCGAAATTCGAAACCGTGATTTTTTTCTATCAGCCCTATCCCGGTTCGCCGCTGGCCGATCTCGTGCGCACCCGCGGCTATCCCATGCCGCAAGCACTCGAAGAGTGGGCGGCATTCGATTACGTGGAATCCCGCGGCGCGTGGGTGTCGCCGGAAAAGTGGGAGTACGTGCAGCGCTTCAAATTCTATCACCGCTTCGCCTGGTCGGAGAATGGCGGTTGGGTGAAATGGCCGGTCAGACAGTTGGCACGATGGCGGTGCCAGCATGATTTTTACGCCTTTCCGATCGAAAAAAAGCTGGCGGAGTGGCTGCGGCCGGCCGCGCCGTTATCGTGA